Proteins encoded in a region of the Dorea longicatena genome:
- a CDS encoding alanine/glycine:cation symporter family protein yields MLQTIENVNAAVNNFVWGVPAMVCIIGVGLVLSARTGFIQFRKFGYAIKNSIGRIFTKSEAKEGSITPFQAVCTALAATVGTGNIAGVAGAIAIGGAGAVFWMWVSALLGMCTKFSEVTLAVHYREKNAEGDYVGGPMYYIKNGLGKKWYWMASVYAILGSLTVLGTGNATQVNTITTSIDSALISYNVIDDAQISMVNLVIGIVIAALVAVVLLGGVKRIGTVTEKLVPFMAVFYIILAIGVVVLNADKVPHVFEMIFVGAFNPSAFTGGVVGSMFMTMRRGVSRGIFSNEAGIGTGSIAHACADTDEPVKQGMFGIFEVFADTIVICTLTALVILCGGEGIQYGVAAGAELTISGFVTTYGSWVTIFTAIAMCCFAFSTILGWGLYGARCVEFVFTTKVVKPFMIVYALVAILGATVDLGIIWGIADTCNGLMSIPNLIALFLLSGTVAKLVKDYFAKQEKKN; encoded by the coding sequence ATGTTACAAACAATTGAAAACGTGAATGCGGCCGTTAACAATTTTGTCTGGGGGGTTCCGGCAATGGTCTGTATCATCGGTGTAGGGCTTGTACTTTCAGCTCGTACAGGATTTATACAGTTCCGAAAATTTGGGTATGCCATTAAGAATTCTATCGGACGTATCTTCACAAAGTCAGAAGCGAAAGAAGGTAGTATCACTCCATTCCAGGCAGTGTGTACGGCGCTTGCGGCAACGGTAGGAACGGGAAATATTGCCGGAGTTGCCGGTGCGATTGCAATCGGAGGAGCAGGAGCAGTGTTCTGGATGTGGGTGTCCGCATTGCTTGGAATGTGTACGAAGTTCTCAGAAGTTACACTTGCGGTTCATTACAGAGAGAAGAATGCAGAGGGAGATTATGTTGGGGGCCCGATGTATTATATCAAGAACGGTCTTGGCAAGAAATGGTACTGGATGGCTTCGGTCTATGCGATCCTTGGAAGTTTGACAGTACTCGGAACAGGAAATGCAACACAGGTAAATACCATTACGACATCCATCGATTCAGCACTTATAAGCTACAATGTGATTGATGACGCACAGATAAGTATGGTGAATCTGGTGATCGGAATTGTGATTGCAGCACTGGTAGCGGTTGTTTTACTTGGTGGAGTAAAACGTATCGGTACCGTAACAGAGAAGCTGGTTCCATTCATGGCAGTATTCTATATCATCCTTGCAATCGGAGTAGTTGTACTGAATGCAGACAAAGTTCCACATGTATTTGAGATGATCTTTGTAGGAGCATTTAACCCGTCCGCATTTACCGGCGGTGTGGTTGGAAGCATGTTTATGACTATGAGACGTGGTGTTTCCAGAGGTATCTTCTCGAATGAGGCCGGAATTGGTACCGGATCGATCGCACATGCATGTGCAGATACAGATGAACCTGTAAAACAGGGAATGTTCGGAATCTTTGAAGTATTTGCTGACACGATCGTGATCTGTACACTGACAGCACTGGTTATCCTTTGTGGAGGCGAAGGAATCCAGTACGGCGTGGCAGCAGGTGCGGAGCTTACCATCTCAGGATTCGTAACAACATATGGAAGCTGGGTGACGATCTTTACTGCAATTGCAATGTGCTGTTTCGCATTCTCAACGATTCTTGGATGGGGACTTTACGGAGCAAGATGTGTCGAGTTTGTATTTACAACAAAGGTTGTGAAACCATTTATGATCGTGTATGCGTTGGTCGCAATCCTTGGTGCAACAGTGGATCTTGGTATCATCTGGGGAATTGCAGATACCTGTAATGGTCTGATGTCTATCCCTAACTTGATCGCATTATTCCTGTTGTCAGGAACAGTGGCAAAACTGGTAAAAGATTACTTTGCAAAACAAGAGAAAAAGAATTAG
- a CDS encoding DNA methylase produces the protein MADKGRRSYIAIDLKSFYASVECKERELDPMTTNLVVADKSRTEKTICLAVSPSLKSYGIPGRARLFEVVQKVKEVNKRRICMAPGKKFAGASVDNEEIKLHPELELDYITAVPRMALYMKCSTEIYNIYLKYVAPEDIHVYSIDEVFMDVTDYLNTYRMTARELAGKIIREIQQETSIAATAGIGTNLYLCKVAMDIVAKHIEPDQNGVRIAELTEISYRKLLWAHQPITDFWRVGPGYAKKLAEVGLFTMGDVARCSLGKPGEYYNEDLLYRLFGVNAELLIDHAWGWEPCTIADVKAYKPENNSMGAGQVLHCPYNFEQTKIVVKEMIDQLALDLVDKRLVTDQIVLTIGYDIKNLEQGTKKNVGEITTDWYGRKLPKHAHGTANLKQHTSSSRLMTQAGVKLYHEIVNPDLLIRRITMAANHVISEKEVQEEQQYEQMNLFTDFGIAKKEKEEKNEKLEREKKMQKAMLDIKKKYGKNAILKGMNLQEDGTAMERNRQIGGHKA, from the coding sequence ATGGCAGACAAAGGACGGAGAAGCTATATCGCAATCGACCTGAAATCATTTTACGCATCGGTAGAATGCAAAGAAAGAGAACTGGATCCGATGACGACCAATCTGGTAGTAGCGGACAAAAGCCGTACGGAAAAGACTATCTGTCTGGCAGTGTCTCCTTCCTTGAAATCCTACGGGATACCGGGCCGTGCCAGACTCTTCGAGGTCGTGCAGAAGGTAAAAGAAGTGAATAAAAGACGGATCTGCATGGCACCCGGAAAGAAGTTTGCAGGAGCTTCCGTAGATAATGAAGAAATAAAACTACATCCGGAATTGGAACTGGATTATATTACGGCGGTTCCGAGAATGGCATTATATATGAAATGCAGTACGGAGATCTACAACATTTATCTGAAATACGTTGCACCGGAGGATATCCATGTCTATTCCATTGACGAGGTATTCATGGATGTGACCGATTACCTGAATACTTACCGGATGACGGCAAGAGAGCTGGCTGGAAAGATTATTCGGGAGATCCAGCAGGAGACGTCGATTGCGGCAACGGCCGGAATCGGAACGAATCTGTACCTGTGTAAAGTTGCCATGGATATTGTGGCGAAGCATATTGAGCCGGATCAGAATGGGGTGAGGATCGCAGAACTTACAGAAATTTCTTATAGGAAGCTTTTGTGGGCGCACCAGCCGATCACGGATTTCTGGCGTGTGGGCCCGGGGTATGCGAAGAAGCTTGCGGAAGTCGGATTATTTACCATGGGAGATGTGGCAAGATGTTCTCTTGGTAAGCCGGGGGAATATTATAATGAAGATTTGCTGTACCGGCTATTTGGGGTGAATGCAGAACTTCTGATTGACCATGCATGGGGATGGGAGCCATGCACGATCGCAGATGTGAAGGCGTATAAGCCCGAAAATAACAGTATGGGTGCGGGACAGGTACTGCATTGTCCATATAATTTCGAGCAGACGAAGATCGTGGTAAAGGAAATGATCGATCAGCTGGCATTGGATCTGGTAGATAAACGTCTCGTAACGGATCAGATCGTTCTGACGATTGGATACGACATCAAGAATCTGGAACAAGGAACGAAGAAAAATGTAGGGGAGATCACGACAGATTGGTACGGCAGGAAGCTGCCGAAACATGCACACGGAACCGCTAATCTGAAGCAGCATACTTCTTCATCGAGGCTGATGACACAGGCAGGTGTAAAGCTGTATCATGAAATTGTGAATCCGGATCTTCTGATCCGCCGGATTACGATGGCAGCGAATCATGTGATCAGTGAGAAAGAGGTCCAGGAAGAACAGCAGTATGAACAGATGAATCTTTTTACAGATTTTGGAATTGCAAAGAAGGAAAAGGAAGAGAAGAATGAGAAGCTGGAACGGGAAAAGAAGATGCAGAAGGCGATGCTGGATATCAAGAAAAAATATGGGAAGAATGCAATCTTAAAAGGAATGAATCTGCAGGAGGATGGAACTGCGATGGAACGGAACCGGCAGATCGGAGGACATAAAGCGTGA
- a CDS encoding CD1871A family CXXC motif-containing protein: MESNQKITRRLIAGAILVVAVMMIIYGIYRGEVSIVLNKAVNVCLECIGLG; this comes from the coding sequence ATGGAAAGTAATCAAAAAATAACAAGACGTCTGATTGCCGGAGCAATATTGGTTGTGGCGGTTATGATGATCATATATGGAATATACAGAGGAGAAGTATCCATCGTACTGAATAAAGCAGTCAATGTGTGCCTGGAATGTATCGGTCTTGGATAA
- a CDS encoding carbon starvation protein A, with product MISFIICLALLIGGYFVYGKVVENTFAPDDRETPAVRINDGVDYVVMPQWKLFLVQLLNIAGLGPIFGAMQGALWGPVVFLWITFGTIFAGGVHDYFSGMLSERNDGASISEVCGIYLGNVMKNVMRVFSVVLLVMVGTVFAVGPAGLIVTLLGNKGVTGALANPEVWLWIILAYYFVATFISIDKIIGRIYPLFGICLIVMAVGVIVGIFTNPNYTIPEIWTHFTNMHPVGKPIWSFMFITVACGAISGFHSTQSPLMARCMKSEKQGHFVFYGAMVAEGVIALIWAAAGCSIYKITGGLSTGLNDILANGQSAAIYDVCIKTMGGVGVALAMIGVIVCPITSGDTAFRSARLVLADWFKVDQNKMQKRLMLCVPLLAVGAFVGHLDYAIVWRYFSWTNQTLAMIVLWTASMYLFREKKNYWITAVPATFMSAVSMTYFFCAEECLGLSTKVAYPVGIILAAAFLGIFIHATKKPMKA from the coding sequence ATGATTAGTTTTATCATTTGCTTGGCGCTACTTATAGGAGGGTATTTTGTCTATGGTAAAGTGGTTGAGAACACTTTTGCACCGGATGACAGAGAGACACCGGCGGTTCGGATCAATGACGGTGTCGATTATGTGGTAATGCCACAGTGGAAATTGTTCCTGGTACAGCTGCTGAATATTGCTGGTCTGGGACCAATCTTTGGAGCTATGCAGGGAGCATTGTGGGGACCGGTTGTATTCCTGTGGATTACATTTGGTACGATTTTTGCAGGTGGTGTACATGACTATTTTTCAGGTATGCTTTCTGAAAGAAATGACGGAGCATCTATTTCCGAAGTGTGCGGAATTTATCTTGGAAATGTAATGAAGAATGTGATGCGTGTATTCAGCGTTGTACTTCTGGTCATGGTTGGTACGGTATTTGCAGTAGGACCGGCGGGGCTGATCGTTACATTGCTTGGCAATAAAGGCGTGACGGGAGCCTTGGCTAACCCGGAAGTATGGCTTTGGATCATCCTTGCATATTACTTTGTTGCAACATTTATTTCAATCGATAAGATCATTGGACGTATCTATCCATTGTTTGGTATCTGCCTGATCGTTATGGCAGTCGGTGTTATCGTTGGTATTTTCACGAATCCGAATTATACGATTCCTGAGATATGGACGCATTTCACTAACATGCATCCGGTAGGAAAGCCGATCTGGAGCTTTATGTTCATTACCGTAGCATGTGGAGCAATTTCCGGATTCCATTCTACACAGTCACCACTGATGGCACGTTGTATGAAATCCGAGAAACAGGGACATTTCGTATTCTATGGTGCCATGGTTGCAGAAGGTGTGATCGCACTGATCTGGGCAGCAGCAGGATGTTCCATTTATAAAATTACAGGTGGCCTGAGTACAGGTCTGAATGATATTCTTGCAAATGGTCAGTCAGCAGCAATCTATGATGTATGTATCAAGACGATGGGCGGTGTCGGTGTTGCACTTGCAATGATCGGAGTTATCGTATGCCCGATCACTTCCGGAGATACTGCATTCCGTAGTGCCCGTCTGGTACTGGCAGACTGGTTCAAAGTTGATCAGAATAAGATGCAGAAACGTCTGATGTTATGTGTTCCGCTTCTGGCAGTCGGAGCATTTGTCGGACATCTGGATTATGCAATCGTATGGAGATACTTCAGCTGGACAAACCAGACACTTGCTATGATCGTTCTGTGGACAGCAAGTATGTATCTGTTCCGCGAGAAGAAGAATTACTGGATCACAGCGGTACCGGCAACATTCATGAGTGCAGTTTCCATGACATATTTCTTCTGTGCAGAAGAGTGCCTGGGACTTTCTACGAAGGTTGCTTATCCGGTAGGAATTATTCTGGCAGCAGCATTCCTTGGAATCTTTATCCATGCTACAAAGAAACCAATGAAAGCATAG
- the ald gene encoding alanine dehydrogenase has translation MKVGCVKEIKNNEFRVGMTPDNVKSYVNAGHDVYIEKGAGEGSGFLDAEYEAAGAKMIDTAKEVWDTVEMMIKVKEPLPEEYPLFHEGLILYTYLHLAADKPQTDALLGAKVKGVAYETLIERNGSIPLLAPMSQIAGRLSIQEGAKYLEKRFGGEGVLLAGVPGTPKANIVILGGGSVGTNACKIAVGMGANVTIMDINLQRLAYLDDIFGARIQTLVSNDANIEKAVKEADLVIGCVLIPGKSAPKIFKKKYLKEMKPGAVFVDVAVDQGGCGETTKVTYHDDPIFIEDGVVHYCVGNMPGAVPRTSTIALTNATLSYGLQIAGKGLEQACKDNEVIYSAINTYDGKLTCKNVADSFECYEYTDIKSVC, from the coding sequence ATGAAAGTAGGATGTGTAAAAGAGATTAAAAACAACGAGTTCCGTGTAGGTATGACACCTGATAACGTTAAGAGTTATGTAAATGCAGGACACGATGTTTATATCGAAAAAGGTGCTGGCGAAGGTTCAGGATTCTTAGATGCCGAATATGAGGCAGCTGGGGCTAAGATGATTGATACAGCAAAAGAAGTGTGGGATACAGTTGAGATGATGATCAAAGTAAAAGAGCCGCTTCCGGAAGAATATCCATTATTCCACGAAGGATTGATCCTTTATACATATCTCCACCTTGCAGCTGATAAGCCGCAGACAGACGCGCTCCTTGGAGCAAAGGTAAAAGGTGTTGCTTATGAGACTCTGATCGAAAGAAACGGAAGCATTCCTCTGCTTGCTCCAATGAGTCAGATCGCAGGACGTCTGAGTATTCAGGAAGGTGCAAAATACCTTGAAAAGAGATTCGGTGGAGAAGGCGTTCTCTTAGCAGGAGTTCCTGGAACACCAAAGGCTAACATCGTAATCCTCGGCGGCGGATCTGTAGGAACAAACGCTTGCAAGATCGCAGTTGGAATGGGAGCAAACGTAACAATCATGGATATCAACCTTCAGAGACTTGCTTATCTGGATGATATCTTCGGAGCACGTATTCAGACACTTGTTTCTAACGATGCAAATATTGAAAAAGCTGTAAAAGAAGCAGACCTCGTAATCGGATGCGTTCTGATTCCAGGAAAATCAGCTCCTAAGATCTTCAAGAAAAAATATCTGAAAGAGATGAAACCAGGCGCTGTATTTGTAGACGTTGCCGTTGACCAGGGCGGATGTGGTGAGACAACAAAGGTTACATACCATGATGATCCAATCTTTATTGAAGACGGTGTTGTTCATTACTGTGTAGGCAATATGCCGGGAGCAGTTCCAAGAACATCTACAATCGCACTTACAAATGCAACATTATCCTACGGACTGCAGATTGCAGGAAAGGGACTGGAGCAGGCTTGCAAAGATAACGAAGTTATCTACTCTGCAATCAATACATATGATGGAAAATTAACATGTAAGAACGTAGCAGACAGCTTTGAATGTTATGAATACACAGATATCAAATCTGTTTGTTAA
- a CDS encoding MurR/RpiR family transcriptional regulator, translated as MKDMKELLHSAHLTKTQKIIAEYVLDNASEACFMTSTEIALKLGVSESSVIRFSRTIGFDGFMDFQKALRKDYQDKVLSISSSITVPSQRIAKQAKLDTSSDYINRHFKNAAHNLEEIFIQNSIETFEQAADLIVSSKHKYIAATRGNICLADFFLLYLKQMVPHVTMTTTTSMSPIDHMCNISHTDCLVLFSFPRYSSQDEVTAEMAHDAGASIIVITDKPSSLLAKYADILLTVPVDSNTFFNSMIGPQFVTEALLEIISHRAKGIEKRLNIIDKYLNKLGNY; from the coding sequence ATGAAAGATATGAAGGAATTGCTTCATTCTGCACATCTTACCAAGACACAAAAGATCATTGCAGAATATGTTCTGGATAATGCTTCGGAAGCCTGTTTTATGACATCAACGGAGATCGCATTAAAACTTGGGGTAAGTGAATCTTCCGTGATCCGTTTCAGCCGTACGATCGGATTTGACGGCTTTATGGATTTTCAGAAAGCATTGCGTAAAGATTATCAGGATAAGGTACTCAGCATTTCCAGCAGTATTACGGTCCCATCCCAGCGTATCGCAAAGCAGGCCAAATTAGACACCTCTTCTGATTATATCAACCGGCATTTTAAGAATGCCGCACATAACCTGGAAGAAATCTTTATTCAGAATTCTATCGAGACATTTGAGCAGGCTGCTGATCTCATTGTCTCCAGCAAGCACAAATATATTGCAGCAACAAGAGGCAATATCTGTCTTGCGGATTTCTTTCTCCTGTATCTGAAGCAGATGGTTCCGCATGTGACTATGACAACCACCACTTCTATGAGTCCGATCGACCATATGTGTAACATCTCACATACAGATTGTCTGGTACTGTTCAGTTTTCCTCGTTATTCTTCGCAGGATGAAGTAACTGCAGAGATGGCACATGACGCCGGTGCCTCTATTATAGTCATTACGGACAAACCAAGTTCTCTTCTTGCGAAATATGCCGACATACTTCTTACAGTACCTGTAGACAGTAATACATTTTTCAATTCTATGATCGGACCACAGTTTGTAACAGAGGCTCTGCTTGAAATCATCAGCCACAGAGCAAAAGGGATTGAAAAAAGGCTGAATATCATTGATAAATATCTGAATAAACTTGGAAATTACTAA
- a CDS encoding copper-translocating P-type ATPase, translating to MKPRRLGNVSIPDEELIKDKKECKKIGPCGIGKKAVYLSSFYIDRRYYIPISSVKRIFKRIAMSKGGFTGKGVFGTLSYLVVVYEDGKEKQCNFKHEEDVDRFLAYIEEEYPDIPVHSLEAERKLAEKERWLAEKQRERNVSEETKRCLVKLEQAEQYLKKQSDIYMDLSQSAKKKRTYDRSNPAYKWVALAIVLMGGAAFVYGIYALTTHAGFGMYFLLFGLAAIFLFAGANVLPTSKNNKNYIEKRLTESISQMEEYIRVYPDFPVPAHYAHPIVLKRMQEIMKEGRARNIPEALQVLKKDLKALNSSVVVEKEEYDEVVAIKPMFLVMDYK from the coding sequence ATGAAACCACGAAGACTGGGTAATGTATCGATTCCGGATGAAGAATTAATAAAAGATAAAAAAGAATGTAAGAAGATCGGACCTTGTGGCATTGGAAAAAAGGCGGTGTATCTTAGCAGTTTCTATATTGACAGAAGGTATTACATACCGATCAGTTCTGTAAAAAGGATCTTCAAAAGAATCGCCATGAGTAAGGGTGGATTTACAGGAAAAGGAGTATTCGGTACATTATCCTATCTTGTGGTCGTATATGAGGACGGAAAAGAAAAGCAATGCAATTTCAAACATGAAGAAGATGTGGACAGATTTCTTGCGTACATAGAAGAAGAATATCCGGATATTCCGGTACACAGTCTTGAGGCTGAGAGAAAGCTGGCAGAGAAGGAAAGATGGCTGGCAGAAAAGCAAAGAGAAAGAAATGTATCGGAAGAAACAAAAAGATGTCTCGTGAAGCTGGAGCAGGCAGAACAGTATCTGAAAAAGCAATCGGATATCTATATGGACTTGAGTCAGTCGGCGAAGAAAAAGCGTACTTATGACAGAAGTAACCCGGCGTATAAATGGGTAGCTCTTGCAATCGTACTGATGGGCGGTGCGGCATTCGTCTATGGTATCTATGCATTGACGACCCATGCAGGATTTGGAATGTATTTCCTTTTGTTTGGTCTGGCTGCAATCTTCTTATTTGCCGGAGCGAATGTACTTCCGACTTCGAAGAATAATAAGAATTATATTGAGAAGCGGCTGACGGAATCGATCAGTCAGATGGAAGAGTATATCAGAGTGTATCCGGATTTTCCGGTACCGGCTCACTATGCACATCCGATTGTGCTAAAGAGAATGCAGGAAATTATGAAAGAAGGGCGTGCGAGAAATATTCCGGAAGCATTGCAGGTTTTGAAAAAAGATCTGAAAGCGTTGAATTCCAGCGTAGTCGTCGAGAAAGAAGAGTATGACGAAGTGGTAGCGATCAAACCGATGTTTCTGGTGATGGATTATAAATAA
- a CDS encoding TlpA family protein disulfide reductase, which produces MKKRMKKLSALCLAGMLCLGLWACSSSEDSSSGDSSGPAKSADTSEEGNKTGKSDSSSGEQETSENGFPVNMPEFSTIDMDGNKVTNDTFADYDLTVVNFWATYCNPCIDELPELAEWKKELPDNVNLIGLLVDVDEKGSDQYKLAEKIIKETGADYQHLIATEEFDDMISNLVGVPTTFFVDSTGKIIGEPFAGADVDAYKQTVEDYLNGK; this is translated from the coding sequence ATGAAGAAAAGAATGAAAAAATTAAGCGCACTCTGTCTGGCGGGAATGCTGTGTCTTGGACTGTGGGCATGCAGTTCTTCGGAAGACAGTTCTTCAGGTGACTCATCGGGTCCAGCGAAAAGTGCAGATACATCAGAAGAAGGCAATAAGACAGGAAAGAGTGACAGCAGTTCGGGAGAGCAGGAAACCAGTGAAAACGGATTTCCTGTAAATATGCCAGAGTTTTCGACGATAGACATGGATGGAAATAAAGTGACGAATGATACCTTTGCAGACTATGACCTGACGGTCGTGAATTTCTGGGCAACGTACTGTAATCCATGTATTGATGAATTACCGGAACTGGCAGAGTGGAAAAAAGAACTTCCGGATAATGTGAACCTGATCGGGCTTCTGGTGGATGTAGATGAAAAAGGAAGTGACCAGTATAAACTGGCGGAAAAGATCATTAAGGAGACAGGAGCGGATTATCAGCACCTGATCGCAACGGAAGAATTTGACGATATGATCAGTAATCTGGTCGGTGTACCGACGACATTTTTTGTAGACAGTACGGGAAAGATCATCGGTGAACCATTTGCCGGAGCGGATGTCGATGCGTATAAACAGACGGTAGAGGATTATCTGAATGGAAAGTAA
- a CDS encoding 4Fe-4S binding protein, whose translation MMRKVTFEIKRKMIQVAAFGYSNLYLGNFLEGRLYKGKWKSFCNPGMNCYSCPAATTACPIGAMQAVNGSIDFKTSFYVWGMILAFGVVLGRAVCGFLCPFGLIQELLYKIPFSKKKLWKGFTWIKYILLVVFVLMLPVVKTNAVGSGAPAFCEYICPVGTLEGGIPLLSTHPELRRVIGTLFSVKMVILVITLVGCLSICRFFCKVMCPLGAIYGLLNKVSLFHMDVNMGKCIHCGKCTHVCPMDVDPVKTPDSAECIRCGKCVSACPKKALKLVMR comes from the coding sequence ATGATGAGAAAAGTAACATTTGAGATAAAACGAAAAATGATACAGGTTGCAGCATTTGGCTATTCCAATCTATATCTTGGCAATTTTCTGGAGGGGAGATTGTATAAGGGGAAATGGAAAAGTTTCTGCAATCCGGGAATGAACTGCTATTCCTGTCCGGCGGCAACAACGGCATGTCCGATCGGGGCGATGCAGGCAGTGAACGGTTCGATCGATTTTAAGACGAGCTTCTATGTATGGGGGATGATTCTGGCATTCGGAGTCGTTCTGGGACGTGCGGTCTGCGGTTTTTTATGCCCGTTCGGGCTGATACAGGAACTTTTATATAAGATCCCGTTTTCGAAAAAGAAATTATGGAAGGGATTTACCTGGATCAAATATATTCTGCTCGTTGTATTTGTGCTGATGCTTCCGGTTGTAAAGACGAATGCCGTCGGAAGCGGTGCGCCGGCATTCTGTGAATATATCTGTCCGGTCGGAACACTGGAGGGAGGAATCCCGCTCCTTTCCACACATCCGGAACTGCGCCGTGTGATCGGGACATTATTTTCCGTGAAAATGGTAATCCTGGTGATCACACTGGTGGGATGTTTGAGTATCTGCAGGTTTTTCTGCAAAGTGATGTGTCCGCTGGGAGCAATCTATGGACTTTTGAATAAAGTCAGCCTTTTTCATATGGATGTGAATATGGGAAAATGTATACATTGTGGTAAATGTACGCATGTCTGCCCGATGGATGTGGATCCGGTAAAGACACCGGATTCTGCGGAATGTATCCGTTGTGGAAAATGTGTGAGTGCGTGTCCGAAAAAGGCGTTGAAACTTGTAATGAGATAA
- a CDS encoding dicarboxylate/amino acid:cation symporter produces the protein MDLLCSVNWIALLVLAITLLLFKVLNQLAMKINWTFVVLISMVMGAVIGLVFASDNNSYLVWVDLIGDIYINVITALVAPVILISIMSGFISLNSKEKMKSIGLTSVLWLLASSAAAIVLSYIFGAITGLGKGAEAVFADIASVSDSTISSYEELATSFDQVILKFFPTNVIGDLSNDNVVAIIIIAIAVAVAYVGISSEEGEEKVAAFKNLVEALKNIIYRILAFVIDLTPFAVLCLVAGSASQIFEDKKSLVQLVLLVVMIYVVCLVHSYGFNAIIIKCVAKLSPLKFFKKILPAQITAFTTSSSVGSIPASIECQRKSVGIDEEISNFTTSLGTTIGMPGCTCVWPILLAIFYTNAMGIAWTVSDYVMLAVVCLILSLGSAGVPGIGVVSAMAVFKAVNLPIAAIVLLVPINNISDMIRTFDNVTAGNVTAAIVARKMGTLDDNIFNAEEKKGENA, from the coding sequence ATGGATTTACTGTGTAGTGTTAACTGGATAGCACTTCTTGTGTTAGCCATAACATTATTGCTGTTCAAAGTTTTGAATCAGTTAGCGATGAAGATCAACTGGACATTCGTTGTTCTGATCAGTATGGTAATGGGAGCCGTGATCGGTCTCGTATTTGCATCTGATAACAACAGTTATCTTGTCTGGGTTGATTTGATTGGTGACATTTACATCAACGTAATTACTGCTCTGGTGGCACCGGTTATCCTGATCTCTATCATGTCAGGTTTTATTTCTTTAAATAGTAAAGAAAAGATGAAGAGTATCGGACTTACTTCTGTACTCTGGCTTCTGGCTTCATCTGCAGCAGCAATTGTTCTGTCATATATTTTTGGAGCCATTACAGGACTCGGAAAAGGGGCAGAGGCTGTATTTGCTGATATCGCATCAGTAAGTGACAGCACAATCAGTTCTTATGAAGAACTTGCAACATCATTTGACCAGGTTATTTTGAAATTCTTCCCAACGAACGTAATCGGAGATCTTTCCAATGATAACGTCGTTGCGATCATCATCATTGCTATCGCTGTAGCTGTAGCATATGTTGGAATCTCATCAGAAGAGGGAGAAGAAAAAGTAGCCGCATTCAAGAACCTTGTAGAAGCACTGAAGAACATTATCTATCGTATTCTGGCATTTGTCATTGACCTGACACCATTCGCAGTCTTGTGTCTGGTAGCAGGATCTGCAAGTCAGATCTTCGAGGATAAGAAATCCCTCGTACAGCTGGTACTTCTGGTCGTTATGATCTATGTGGTATGTCTGGTACACAGCTATGGATTTAATGCGATCATTATTAAGTGTGTTGCAAAACTCAGCCCGCTTAAATTCTTCAAGAAGATTCTTCCGGCACAGATCACAGCATTTACGACTTCAAGTAGTGTTGGATCAATCCCTGCCTCTATTGAGTGTCAGAGAAAGAGTGTTGGTATCGATGAGGAAATCTCGAACTTTACAACATCCCTTGGTACAACCATCGGTATGCCGGGATGTACATGTGTATGGCCGATTCTTCTGGCTATTTTCTATACCAATGCGATGGGTATTGCGTGGACAGTATCTGACTATGTAATGTTAGCTGTTGTCTGCCTGATCCTTTCACTCGGAAGTGCAGGAGTACCTGGTATCGGAGTGGTATCTGCTATGGCAGTGTTCAAAGCAGTCAACCTTCCAATCGCAGCGATCGTACTTTTAGTACCGATTAACAACATTTCAGATATGATCCGTACATTTGACAATGTAACTGCAGGTAATGTAACTGCAGCAATCGTTGCCAGAAAGATGGGAACTCTGGATGACAATATCTTTAATGCAGAAGAAAAGAAAGGAGAGAACGCATAA